One window from the genome of Natrialba magadii ATCC 43099 encodes:
- a CDS encoding DUF7289 family protein: MDGDHRGVGGDRAASPVLGIVLLFAMVGIGALLLFTAGSIMLDGLGSEVDREKVHLCMDETDHRLGTVASTGYEQSLALDDPDCQPSVVSDGSISITWYNSTDGKKPPWDNSSRTATEDLGALEFELEDRTLAHQGGAIWEVSESSVRTEKSPEIGFTEDGLLELGFMQVHQSETIGSEGVLRHDFESESEAATNLTTAVEEANEDVAIKIESEYAEGWKDHLGSEEEYADQFHEFDVNVESTSNPNEVVMTIEEIDTAPEEPYFLVEEDHGLWDQGGNEPLPSHILDHGDFFHVNTTLMNYGNESGHVNATLMIRDESGTGVESREITSDDEIEPGEYISTANHSEWNWDGAGANHFFKTGNPSDAIGVEPGEEYEYNVETAPGGATLNDPGQFIIEDDPPEVTITNVEDPVGQGETLTVHANVEKRGYGDDQLVWLSGFDGTIVDTTEVDSEGSGMESVELEWGSVDLPTDSTDTEIAVGTESNSDTEKVDVYPSLNITDIDVLDDPVEEDGSVTVEAIIESIGDEAETDVFIGGDEAGSQSVTVPDTGTKAVELEYDVGERTDRITVRTDSFEAEDDEMEEVVVVKRDGPECDAVDYEGSGSEHDPYQISNVDQLQCINDQGLDEHYELVDNIDAHGTEYWNPAVSHSETVYPESREFGLGDRFELSNTPVVERSVEVDAGTLNSDPEFELIDAEAGVVEIREDSGRGDNWRQLEVSYQESTESGEPRGFEPIGQDGNPYAANGDQGNSSGSFDGHFNGSGHLIEGLSIDRPDERFVGLFGATGHTTNADPVGSGSTIENVRLADVNIHGQQHVGALVGQAGGEVIQSRSEGVVRGEEQLVGGLIGDGAHASLDNELVAEGTVIGGPNTDYRNGEGIGGLIGRSTFQTEVSVGYTQNMTVIADDGNSVGSPPDRSHAGGLIGTSSYRDSTFDQMYTITNADGFDGATGAIVGTILGAQGESTTGDTFTESVYWQNSEDPYGVNDVDWNAPSPTLNWNGRSEDDMKGNDVNQGGRMGNLNFEEEGGPWVAVPDDYPRFDWELEAEGIFEVDIDNVENVTAGNSTTIDATVTSRDTDLDEDDVPQIITLTDTDGQVVDTKEVVESDLNEDGETEVELEWQTSLNDDGSGEVTVRSEDRADSAPIEIEPGDEIDWTGDADGSLDDIGDSTIEIDVDAVEVG, from the coding sequence ATGGACGGGGATCACAGGGGTGTCGGTGGGGACCGAGCCGCAAGTCCAGTACTCGGTATTGTTCTTCTCTTTGCGATGGTCGGGATTGGTGCACTCCTGCTGTTCACAGCTGGATCCATTATGCTCGACGGGCTTGGCTCTGAGGTCGACCGCGAAAAGGTCCACCTCTGTATGGACGAGACTGACCACCGGCTCGGCACCGTCGCCTCAACGGGATACGAACAATCGCTAGCACTTGACGATCCAGATTGCCAACCCTCGGTTGTCAGCGATGGCTCAATTTCAATCACCTGGTACAACAGTACGGACGGTAAAAAACCACCATGGGACAACTCGAGTCGGACAGCCACTGAAGATCTTGGTGCACTCGAGTTCGAACTCGAGGATCGGACGCTCGCACACCAGGGTGGTGCCATCTGGGAGGTTTCTGAGTCCAGCGTGCGAACAGAGAAGTCGCCGGAGATCGGCTTCACCGAGGATGGATTGCTGGAACTGGGGTTCATGCAGGTCCATCAGTCGGAGACGATCGGATCGGAGGGAGTTCTCCGGCACGACTTCGAAAGCGAGTCGGAAGCGGCAACAAACCTCACGACAGCGGTTGAGGAGGCGAACGAAGACGTTGCGATCAAGATCGAGAGCGAGTATGCGGAGGGGTGGAAGGACCACCTCGGAAGCGAAGAAGAGTACGCTGATCAATTCCACGAGTTCGATGTCAACGTAGAGTCGACCTCGAATCCCAACGAGGTCGTGATGACGATCGAAGAGATCGACACAGCCCCAGAAGAGCCGTATTTCTTGGTCGAAGAGGACCACGGGCTATGGGATCAAGGCGGGAACGAGCCACTTCCTAGTCATATCTTGGATCATGGGGACTTCTTCCACGTCAATACGACACTGATGAATTACGGAAACGAATCAGGGCATGTCAACGCTACGCTCATGATTCGGGACGAATCGGGTACTGGTGTCGAGAGTCGGGAAATCACGTCTGACGACGAAATTGAGCCTGGCGAATATATCTCGACGGCCAATCACTCGGAGTGGAACTGGGACGGGGCTGGCGCAAACCACTTTTTCAAAACTGGCAACCCAAGCGATGCAATCGGCGTCGAACCGGGGGAAGAGTACGAGTACAACGTCGAAACTGCTCCAGGAGGGGCCACCCTCAACGACCCAGGCCAATTCATCATCGAGGATGATCCACCGGAGGTCACCATCACTAACGTCGAGGATCCAGTCGGCCAGGGAGAGACGTTAACAGTCCACGCAAATGTCGAAAAGCGCGGGTATGGAGACGATCAACTCGTTTGGCTCAGTGGTTTCGACGGCACCATCGTTGACACCACCGAAGTCGATTCCGAGGGGAGTGGAATGGAATCGGTCGAACTCGAGTGGGGAAGCGTCGATTTACCCACGGACTCCACTGACACCGAAATCGCAGTCGGAACGGAGTCTAACAGTGATACCGAAAAGGTCGATGTCTATCCGTCGCTCAACATAACCGATATCGATGTGCTTGATGATCCGGTTGAGGAAGACGGATCGGTAACCGTTGAGGCAATTATTGAATCAATAGGAGATGAAGCCGAAACAGATGTATTTATAGGGGGGGACGAGGCCGGTAGTCAGTCCGTTACCGTTCCGGATACGGGAACAAAGGCTGTCGAACTTGAGTATGACGTTGGAGAGCGAACTGATCGCATCACGGTCAGGACGGATAGTTTCGAAGCAGAAGACGACGAGATGGAGGAAGTTGTCGTCGTCAAGCGAGATGGGCCAGAATGTGATGCCGTCGATTATGAGGGTAGTGGGTCAGAACATGACCCGTATCAAATAAGCAACGTCGATCAGCTCCAGTGTATCAACGATCAGGGCCTCGATGAACATTACGAACTCGTCGACAACATCGATGCCCACGGAACCGAGTACTGGAATCCAGCTGTGAGCCACTCAGAAACAGTATATCCAGAAAGCCGCGAATTTGGATTAGGTGATCGGTTTGAGCTCTCCAACACTCCCGTAGTTGAAAGAAGTGTCGAGGTAGATGCAGGCACTTTGAATAGTGATCCAGAGTTTGAGCTTATCGATGCCGAAGCAGGCGTCGTAGAGATACGAGAGGATTCAGGACGGGGCGACAACTGGAGGCAACTAGAGGTATCCTATCAGGAGTCAACAGAGTCCGGCGAACCCCGTGGATTCGAACCGATCGGGCAAGACGGGAACCCCTATGCGGCAAACGGTGACCAAGGGAACTCCAGTGGATCGTTCGACGGCCATTTCAATGGAAGCGGTCACCTGATTGAGGGACTATCCATCGATCGACCCGATGAACGATTTGTTGGGTTGTTTGGTGCGACAGGTCACACGACGAACGCCGATCCAGTCGGTTCTGGGTCAACGATAGAGAACGTGAGGCTTGCCGACGTGAACATCCATGGACAACAGCACGTTGGTGCACTCGTTGGTCAGGCCGGCGGTGAAGTGATTCAATCACGCAGTGAGGGAGTTGTCAGAGGTGAAGAACAGCTGGTGGGTGGATTAATTGGAGACGGGGCTCACGCCAGTCTTGATAATGAACTTGTCGCGGAAGGTACCGTAATTGGTGGGCCGAACACCGATTACAGGAATGGTGAAGGAATCGGTGGGCTGATTGGCCGATCAACGTTCCAGACCGAGGTTTCTGTGGGCTATACACAGAACATGACGGTGATCGCCGATGATGGAAATTCGGTTGGAAGTCCACCAGACCGGAGCCATGCGGGAGGGCTCATCGGGACATCATCCTACCGAGACTCTACATTCGATCAGATGTATACGATTACGAACGCCGACGGATTTGACGGCGCGACTGGGGCAATTGTCGGAACGATCTTGGGTGCTCAGGGAGAAAGCACTACCGGTGACACGTTCACCGAGAGCGTCTACTGGCAGAACAGTGAAGATCCGTACGGCGTAAATGATGTTGATTGGAACGCACCAAGTCCCACACTCAACTGGAATGGGCGGAGTGAAGACGACATGAAAGGTAACGATGTGAACCAAGGCGGCAGAATGGGCAACCTCAACTTTGAGGAAGAGGGGGGCCCATGGGTCGCCGTCCCCGATGATTACCCTCGCTTCGACTGGGAGCTCGAGGCCGAGGGAATCTTCGAGGTCGACATTGACAACGTCGAAAACGTAACCGCCGGCAACTCCACTACGATCGATGCCACGGTTACGAGCCGTGATACGGACTTGGATGAGGACGATGTCCCACAGATAATCACGCTCACGGACACCGACGGCCAGGTCGTCGATACGAAAGAAGTGGTAGAAAGTGATCTAAACGAAGACGGCGAGACGGAGGTCGAACTCGAGTGGCAGACCAGTCTCAACGACGATGGCAGCGGCGAGGTGACTGTTCGAAGCGAGGATCGAGCGGATTCAGCACCGATTGAGATCGAACCCGGCGACGAAATCGACTGGACTGGGGACGCAGATGGATCGCTGGACGACATCGGCGATTCCACGATTGAGATTGATGTTGATGCCGTCGAGGTTGGCTGA
- a CDS encoding TIGR01548 family HAD-type hydrolase, with amino-acid sequence MTTNANGDGNGNRNRNRNRNRNGTAPLEAAVDAIVLDIDGVLVDVADSYRRAIIESVDTVYGRTIRKDDIQQFKDAGGFNNDWELTDAAALYVLATGEGYDASLAEFTDEIAAAGGGLEAAESAVRDGIGAQATKRVTDRWNRERLRDVFQQLYLGEELYQALESGEPDDDLRQEGFIHDEPVILDEETRNWLLDEAGVSVGVLTGRPEAEAEIALDRVGLADEIPVEHRFTMDDWEEGKPHPRALTTLAERFDADSVIFVGDTLDDVRTATNAIEADPSREYHGIGVLTGGLTGAEGRQKYADEDAAAVLESVNELPALLADE; translated from the coding sequence ATGACCACGAACGCGAATGGGGACGGGAACGGAAACAGAAACAGAAACAGAAACAGAAACAGAAACGGGACTGCGCCACTCGAGGCAGCCGTCGATGCCATCGTCCTCGACATCGACGGCGTCCTCGTCGACGTCGCCGACTCTTACCGGCGCGCGATCATCGAATCCGTCGACACCGTCTACGGCCGGACGATCCGCAAGGACGATATTCAGCAGTTCAAGGACGCTGGCGGCTTCAACAACGACTGGGAGCTAACCGACGCCGCCGCGCTCTACGTGCTCGCAACCGGAGAGGGCTACGACGCCTCACTCGCCGAGTTCACCGACGAAATCGCTGCTGCAGGTGGCGGACTCGAGGCCGCCGAAAGCGCCGTCCGCGACGGCATCGGCGCACAGGCGACGAAACGCGTCACCGACCGCTGGAATCGCGAGCGCCTGCGTGATGTCTTCCAGCAGCTCTATCTCGGCGAGGAACTCTATCAGGCACTCGAGTCCGGCGAGCCAGACGACGACCTGCGCCAGGAGGGATTCATTCACGACGAACCGGTGATACTCGACGAAGAGACCCGTAACTGGCTGCTCGACGAGGCCGGCGTCTCCGTCGGCGTGCTGACCGGCCGACCCGAGGCAGAGGCCGAAATCGCACTGGATCGCGTCGGCCTCGCCGACGAGATTCCGGTCGAACACCGGTTTACGATGGACGACTGGGAGGAAGGAAAACCACACCCACGCGCGCTGACGACGCTGGCCGAGCGCTTCGACGCCGACAGCGTCATCTTCGTCGGCGACACGCTGGACGACGTGCGAACCGCGACGAACGCGATCGAGGCGGATCCGAGCCGCGAGTACCACGGAATCGGGGTTCTGACCGGTGGTCTCACCGGCGCAGAAGGTCGACAGAAGTATGCTGACGAAGACGCAGCGGCGGTACTCGAGTCCGTCAACGAACTTCCTGCCTTGCTCGCGGACGAGTAA
- a CDS encoding archaemetzincin family Zn-dependent metalloprotease, which translates to MLVDIVPVGNVPAAVKRAASSALRSVYDCDVSVTDSQPVPNGAYDSGRDQYSAEAFIQLAERVGRGAKNIAITPHDLFYRRRNYVFGLAYLDGSGSVVSTYRLQTSSDGGFSNKSASEIFENRVRKEIVHEIGHTYGLEHCDNNRCVMNFSPTVREVDIKEENLCGSCQRLIS; encoded by the coding sequence ATGCTCGTCGACATCGTGCCGGTCGGCAACGTCCCCGCGGCAGTCAAACGAGCGGCATCCTCCGCGTTACGGTCGGTCTACGACTGTGACGTCTCCGTGACTGACTCCCAGCCGGTGCCAAACGGCGCGTACGACTCCGGACGCGACCAGTACTCCGCCGAAGCGTTCATCCAACTCGCAGAGCGCGTCGGCCGCGGCGCAAAGAACATCGCGATTACACCACACGACCTCTTCTATCGTCGCCGAAACTACGTCTTCGGCCTCGCCTACCTGGACGGCAGTGGCAGCGTCGTCTCGACCTACCGCCTGCAGACCTCGAGCGACGGCGGCTTCTCGAACAAAAGCGCCAGCGAAATCTTCGAGAACCGCGTCCGCAAGGAGATCGTCCACGAAATCGGCCACACCTATGGCCTGGAACACTGCGACAACAACCGTTGCGTGATGAACTTCTCGCCGACCGTCCGCGAAGTCGACATCAAAGAGGAGAACCTCTGTGGCAGCTGTCAGCGACTGATTAGTTGA
- a CDS encoding DUF3267 domain-containing protein yields the protein MLPEPLLSALLLVLITALIVAVIAGLGTVLWVTLQLASAPGVVVHEFAHALACRLTGVRIREVVYFRFGDPAGYVRHEQPKRYLDAFVIGVAPFLVNTVVAFGALLGFADFVTTTGIVTPADGVLPAVDTSGASNELLAGTAVLGWLGLVIGVHAFPSTGDANALWAQTRTRWRRSPLVLLGIPFVLVVYVVSLLSWLWADVLYAIGLLLLAFAVVGSPLV from the coding sequence GTGCTCCCCGAGCCACTCCTCTCTGCCCTCCTGTTGGTACTCATCACGGCGCTCATCGTGGCAGTGATCGCCGGCCTCGGAACGGTTCTCTGGGTCACCCTCCAGCTCGCGTCCGCTCCCGGCGTCGTCGTTCACGAGTTCGCCCACGCACTCGCCTGTCGACTCACCGGCGTCCGCATCCGCGAGGTCGTCTACTTTCGTTTTGGCGACCCGGCTGGCTACGTCCGTCACGAGCAGCCCAAACGGTACCTCGACGCCTTCGTTATCGGTGTCGCACCGTTTCTGGTCAACACCGTCGTCGCGTTCGGCGCGCTGCTCGGGTTCGCCGATTTCGTGACGACGACTGGGATCGTCACACCCGCTGACGGCGTGCTTCCCGCCGTCGACACGAGCGGCGCTTCGAACGAACTGCTCGCCGGCACGGCTGTCCTCGGCTGGCTCGGACTCGTGATCGGCGTCCACGCCTTCCCGAGCACCGGCGACGCGAACGCACTCTGGGCACAGACACGCACCAGATGGCGCCGTTCACCGCTCGTCCTGCTCGGCATTCCGTTCGTTCTCGTGGTCTACGTCGTGAGCCTGCTCTCGTGGCTGTGGGCGGACGTCCTCTACGCGATTGGGCTGTTGCTGCTCGCGTTCGCGGTTGTGGGTTCGCCACTCGTGTGA
- a CDS encoding UPF0146 family protein yields MGHIRRNRTTLTEILAAYDRLVEVGIGRRTDVAAALAERGCTVTATDIYDRDVPAGVRFVCDDIVDPNPSIYADADAIYARNLPPELHRPARDVARESGADLLFTTLGGDQPAIPVERRTIETGTVYVSQRS; encoded by the coding sequence ATGGGCCACATTCGGCGAAATCGAACCACACTGACAGAGATCCTCGCGGCCTACGATCGACTCGTCGAGGTGGGGATTGGCCGCCGGACGGACGTTGCCGCGGCGCTCGCCGAGCGTGGCTGTACTGTGACGGCGACGGATATCTACGACCGAGATGTGCCGGCGGGAGTCCGCTTCGTCTGCGACGATATCGTCGATCCGAATCCGTCGATCTACGCCGACGCGGACGCGATCTACGCCCGAAATTTGCCGCCCGAACTCCACAGACCGGCCCGAGACGTTGCCCGTGAATCGGGTGCAGATCTGCTCTTTACAACGCTCGGGGGCGACCAGCCCGCGATCCCGGTCGAGCGGCGAACGATCGAGACGGGAACGGTGTACGTGAGCCAGCGATCCTGA
- a CDS encoding ribosome biogenesis/translation initiation ATPase RLI gives MADDSIAVVDLDRCQPDRCSYECKNYCPPNRTGKECITLRGEETPEGQPEQVRISEEICLGETCGICVEKCPFDAIEIINLPQELQEEPAHRYGENAFSLYGLPAPQEGQVTGILGPNGIGKTTAVRILAGELEPNLGRYEESPDWDEVLEAYRGTELQDYIADVRDGEITVARKPQYVDQIPKQFDGNTRQLLEQTDERDALDSLVERLSIGPVMDQAIEDLSGGELQRVAIAATLARDTDFYFLDEITPYLDIGQRVTAARLIRELAEDEGKSMLVVEHDLAILDLLADTLHVAYGEPGAYGVITSPKSVRNGINEYLSGYLDNENMRIRQNPIEFEEHAPRTATHGDVLVDYPDLSKSYGEGEFSLEIKGGEIHRNEVLGIVGPNGIGKSTFAKLLTGNLDTDEGDADLDLDISYKPQYVTIDQHMRVDAFLSSITDQFGSSYWNTEIAQPLQLERIMEQNLSDLSGGERQRVAIAACLSDSADLYLLDEPSAHLDVEQRVQATSAIRRYAEQQDATVMVIDHDTYMIDLLADRLMVFDGEPAVHGHASQPQPMRDGMNEFLANLEVTFRRDERTSRPRINKPDSQLDREQKREGEYYYSP, from the coding sequence ATGGCGGACGACAGCATCGCCGTCGTAGACTTAGATCGGTGCCAGCCCGACCGCTGTAGCTACGAGTGCAAAAACTACTGTCCGCCGAACCGGACCGGCAAGGAGTGCATCACGCTCCGTGGCGAAGAAACGCCCGAGGGACAGCCCGAGCAGGTCCGCATCTCCGAAGAGATCTGTCTCGGCGAAACCTGTGGCATCTGCGTCGAGAAGTGCCCCTTCGACGCGATCGAGATTATCAACCTACCACAGGAATTGCAGGAAGAACCCGCACACCGCTACGGTGAGAACGCCTTCTCGCTGTACGGCCTTCCAGCTCCGCAGGAGGGACAGGTCACCGGCATCCTCGGCCCGAACGGGATCGGGAAAACGACCGCCGTTCGCATCCTCGCCGGCGAACTCGAGCCCAACCTCGGCCGCTACGAGGAGTCGCCAGACTGGGACGAGGTACTGGAAGCCTACCGTGGCACGGAACTACAGGACTACATCGCCGACGTGCGCGACGGCGAGATTACCGTCGCCCGAAAGCCACAGTACGTCGACCAGATTCCAAAGCAGTTCGACGGCAACACCCGCCAGCTCCTGGAGCAGACGGACGAACGCGACGCGCTCGACTCACTCGTCGAGCGGCTGTCGATCGGCCCCGTCATGGACCAGGCGATCGAGGATCTCTCCGGCGGCGAACTCCAGCGCGTTGCGATCGCAGCGACGCTGGCACGAGATACGGACTTCTACTTCCTGGACGAGATCACCCCGTACCTCGACATCGGACAGCGCGTTACCGCAGCGCGATTGATTCGCGAACTCGCCGAGGACGAAGGGAAGTCGATGCTCGTCGTCGAGCACGACCTGGCGATCCTCGACCTGCTCGCCGATACCTTACACGTCGCCTACGGTGAGCCCGGTGCCTACGGTGTCATCACCTCGCCGAAGTCGGTCCGGAACGGGATCAACGAGTACCTCTCGGGCTATCTCGACAACGAAAACATGCGGATTCGCCAGAATCCGATCGAGTTCGAGGAGCACGCCCCACGAACCGCGACCCACGGCGACGTGCTCGTCGACTATCCGGACCTCTCCAAGAGCTACGGAGAGGGCGAATTTAGCCTCGAGATCAAGGGCGGCGAGATCCACCGCAACGAGGTACTCGGTATCGTCGGCCCGAACGGAATCGGGAAGTCGACGTTCGCAAAACTGCTGACTGGCAATCTCGACACGGACGAGGGCGATGCCGACCTCGACCTGGATATCTCCTACAAGCCACAGTACGTGACGATCGACCAGCACATGCGAGTCGACGCGTTCCTCTCCTCGATTACGGACCAGTTCGGCTCCTCGTACTGGAACACCGAAATCGCCCAGCCGCTCCAACTCGAGCGGATCATGGAACAAAACCTCTCCGATCTCTCCGGCGGTGAACGCCAGCGGGTCGCCATCGCGGCCTGTCTGTCGGACTCTGCAGACCTGTACCTGCTCGACGAACCGTCGGCGCACCTGGACGTCGAACAGCGCGTCCAGGCAACTAGCGCGATCCGACGCTACGCCGAACAGCAGGACGCGACCGTGATGGTCATCGACCACGACACGTACATGATCGACCTGCTCGCGGATCGGCTGATGGTCTTCGACGGCGAACCAGCGGTCCACGGTCACGCCAGCCAGCCCCAGCCGATGCGCGACGGTATGAACGAGTTCCTCGCTAATCTCGAGGTTACGTTCCGCCGTGACGAGCGCACGTCGCGTCCGCGAATCAACAAGCCAGACTCGCAACTAGACCGCGAGCAAAAGCGCGAAGGCGAGTACTACTACTCGCCCTGA
- a CDS encoding class I SAM-dependent methyltransferase: protein MTASPFETHTDAYDEWFDANDGAYRAEQEALESVCPAPVPGRALEIGVGTGRFAAPLGVSRGLDPATAPLERARERGVTPVRGVAESLPFDDGALEYVQFVTVLSFVDDTATTLAEAHRVLEQDGTLVAAVLDRASPVGQVYQEHKDESPFYADADFVTADEACNLLEEAGFEVEARVQTIFEDPTELEPADVDVREGHGDGLFAVVRATPL, encoded by the coding sequence ATGACTGCTTCCCCCTTCGAAACGCATACCGACGCGTACGACGAGTGGTTCGACGCAAACGACGGTGCCTATCGCGCCGAACAGGAGGCACTCGAGTCCGTCTGTCCCGCCCCTGTTCCCGGCCGCGCACTCGAGATCGGTGTCGGCACAGGACGATTCGCCGCCCCGCTCGGCGTCTCCCGGGGACTCGACCCCGCAACCGCCCCACTCGAACGAGCACGCGAGCGCGGCGTTACTCCCGTCCGCGGTGTCGCCGAATCGCTCCCGTTCGATGACGGGGCACTCGAGTACGTCCAGTTCGTCACCGTTCTTTCGTTCGTCGACGACACTGCTACTACGCTCGCTGAAGCCCACCGTGTCCTCGAGCAGGACGGAACGCTCGTCGCAGCCGTCCTCGACCGGGCGAGTCCGGTTGGACAGGTCTATCAGGAACACAAGGACGAGAGTCCGTTCTACGCCGACGCAGACTTTGTGACCGCAGACGAGGCGTGTAACCTTCTCGAGGAGGCCGGCTTCGAGGTCGAGGCGCGCGTCCAGACGATTTTCGAGGACCCGACAGAACTCGAGCCGGCGGACGTCGACGTTCGTGAGGGTCACGGTGATGGGCTGTTTGCGGTGGTCCGGGCGACGCCACTGTGA
- a CDS encoding EMC6-like membrane protein, protein MSTESISDRREHIRSISVTALAALLGVGTALASMALTGDVSPGEAAGDTRALLLVLTAIVAQIVLFDVTSIYSDDEFGIKHYLFITFMTFSMWFVTWGILLTAELNA, encoded by the coding sequence ATGTCGACCGAATCGATTAGCGACCGGCGCGAGCACATTCGCTCGATCAGCGTCACCGCGCTGGCCGCGCTGCTCGGCGTCGGGACGGCGCTCGCCTCCATGGCGCTCACCGGTGATGTCTCACCGGGTGAGGCCGCAGGCGATACGCGAGCGCTCTTGCTCGTCCTCACCGCGATCGTCGCACAGATCGTGCTCTTCGACGTCACGAGCATCTATAGCGACGACGAGTTCGGGATCAAACACTACCTGTTCATCACGTTCATGACCTTCTCGATGTGGTTTGTGACGTGGGGTATCCTGCTCACCGCGGAGCTTAACGCATAA